CTGGTTCaacatgtcagtggccattcctAGAATTGCTGAAAGCAGCACTGCAAATTATCCAATCATTCTTTTAGCTCTGAAAGGGTGTTAGATACTCACCCCAATCGTCTTCCGAAAATTCCTCGGATCATCTGGGTCCTCGAAGGGATAAGCCCCTACCAGCATTACATATAATGTTACTCCACAAGACCAAACATCTGCAATCTAGAGTTTCCACCAAACAGTCAATTAGTTTCAGTAAAGAAACCATAGACGACAGAGGAAAAGATAAACCAAACTAACCTTTCCATCGTATTCCTTTCTTGTAAGAACCTCTGGAGCAATGTAAGCTGGTGTGCCAACAGTGGACTTTGGTTGGGAATGCAGCACTGAAGACTGGCAGATGAGAAAGATGCGGTCATGTGTTTAATTCGAGTTGAAATTTCTAGTCATGCAGCAACAGTTAATTACCTTCGAGTAACCAAAATCACATATCTTAAGGCGGGGTGCTGGGCTACCGTCCAAGAGAGTATTTTCCAGCTTAAGATCTCGATGACATATTTGCTGCcatgaaaagaataataaagCTATCAATACATGTGATTGTTAGGATATGGAGTTTTAATAGGTTATGACAAACACCAATAAATACCATGGAATGGCAATAGCTGACTCCTGATAtcagttgttgaaagaaaaacctTGCCTGTTTCAATTGTTATGACAAACAAATGAACCGGATAGAAGGTGGAGTTTTAGTTATATACCATCAAACAAGAATTAAGATAATGTGAATATATTTCTACCTCATCCTCGCTAAATCTTCCTGCATTGCATATCCTCACAAAAAGCTCGCCACCAGCAGCATATTCCATAAGTATGGCTAGATGTGTAGGTGTTAGCAAGACctgaaaagaatttttttggttTAATATAAAGCAGACACAAGGTTTTTTGGTAAAGAATCATGGGGAAAATTTTATGAGAGAGGCatagtcacaattaattagatTTAGCTGGCTAGACCTTAACCCAGAGAAACTACAATCAAGATGCTTTAGAAACCGAAGTTATTGGTCTGTTACTTGTTTCAAAATCACCTATCTACTCTGACCAACCTTATAATGGCATGGCTTCGGTGGCACATTTTTTTAGAAACTCCTTTGATGGCGCCTAGCGTTGTAAGAGGCCATCATAAAGATGGAAAAGGTGAATAGCGTCGTTCATGGAGCAATTAATTGGGCTTTGTGCAAGTTTCAGCTTCTCCCATCTCTATAATCTAAACCTAAAGAATCAAAAGAGCATTCAGAGGTTGAACAAGCTCTTCCATTGGAGGAATATCAGGCTTGGGAAGGACCCAAACTATGTAACAAAGGGAAAGAGTAAGTTTAGAGCTTTACTTGTTAATACTGGTATTCGAGGGAGAGAATGTTTATCCAAACAACTCACAATATCCTTAAGAACTTTTCAGTGTCATGCTTTTCTGTTTTAGCAACTTAGAAATAGAATTAACCACATGTAACCCATCATGGTTTGCGGTGAATTCTATTTATATCCCATTAGCACTGTGCTATAAATACGAAAACACTGTTATAAATTGCATATAGATATGGTGGATAGTTAGGAACAGGTCATATGATTTTTCAGTAAATGGTCTTCTATCAACCCACCATCCAAAAATAAACTCGTCCAAGTGATGATGGACAGAAGCAGGTTAATGCACTAGAATGTGCTCGCCAAACAAACAATAGTCCAAATGCAATGTAACTAACAGAGACTAGTATTCTAACCAGTATTAAACTGAAGTCATATTTTTGTAAATATATAAATTCTAAAAGGATTAGCAGAACATCTTTCAGTGGTTAATTTTGGATATGAAAAATGCTAAACTAAAATGAAAAGAGGGGAGTAACCCTAAAAAATCAGGGTTGGTACTAGTTTAGGGAGCTGATTTGGTGGTGGCCTCCCCATAAGTGAAAGTCTATGGGTGGTAACCCTTGCATTGACATCATTCATCTGTTTTCATGTTGGTTTAGCATTGCTCTTTTGGGAAACTCACAGGATAAATTCTTAAAACTTGAAAAAGTGAGAGCTGGGATATCGGTCCTACTCCCGTTCCCACTAAATATCAGGTCAGACAATGTAATATAgtctaataaataaaatagatgAGGAAATTTAATACCAATTCTGAAAGCAGAGTAAGTCTCAGCATTATCTATTTCCAACAACTCTAGACCGACAATGACAAAGGCATTAAAGTACGAGCATAAAATTTTGATGGAACCATTTTTACCAGAGCTAATTATATCTAAAGTATCCAAGATTTTAGTGTAATAGCAACCAGCATTAAACTCCGGGAAAGAAGAGAACCTTGGTTTTAGAATCCTCTCATTATCCTCTCATGATGTCGCTTTGCATTGTGAGGAAGGTTTCTGACTCATTTATACAacagcatttatttttttttttaagaaaacaaagagaTTACAAGCTACGCAACATGCATTGAGCATAAATATCAAACATTGttaaagaagcaaaaaaaaaatggtatctTAAGTACATACAAGATTCATGAaatattcagaaaaatcaaggcTTATCAAGTGACAGCACCATCAGCAAGCTACTTCAAGTTCCAATACCAGAACGAAGTTATAGGATCCCCAGTGCCATCCAGTTAGCACACTGAATCCATTCTCCACCAACTTCTATGATGTCACAAGAGAATTGAGTCACCAGGGTTTCAGTGGACATCCATGTCATACTTATATGCTGTTATATATCAAACACATGTCTGGCTGTCACATAATTAAGAAACAGGAAATAATATTTACgccaaaaatattatttactgGTACATGTTAACTTGTTGCAATAATGAGATTTGGGTGACAGTTAAATGtgcagagattttttttttttttaaacaatgtGGTGGAAATATGCCACCACCTAGGTTTGAACCTTGGACCTCCTCCAAGAGCAGGCCCTCAGGACAGCATCTATGCGAGCATTAAGAAACAGAACTTGGAAATGCCAGAGAACTTTACATATTGGCAATAAGGGAAAGCTTTGATAAAGATAGTGAGGACAAACAAAGTCTTTTATTTTAAACACAATGAGAAGGTATTTTCTCTTATTGGTATATTGAATCCAATAATTCTTTGAAACGTACGACACCAAGATATCAATAGAAGTAGTCAGGGATAATGCATCCAATCACTTTTAAAGAACATAAGTCAACTCAAACAATCCTCATGGGGCATATAAGGAAAATAAAAGTCAAACATGCTTGAGTACCATCTCAACATGGCCCAGGAAAAGGTCCATCTAACAGGGATAGCAACAAATACCTCCTTGAATCTAACAATATTTGGATGCCTCAATGATCTGTGATTCATGATCTCCCTCTGAACATGCTCATCAATCTGCCGACCAAAACAAACTTCTGATTTATAATCGAACAGTACTTGCCAATTAAAAGGAATCAGTAAGAAAACCAGCAGATCATAAAGATTTTAGCAAAGccaccagttttttttttttttgatgcaaatTGGAGGAAGTGAGAAACTTCCCCCAAAACTTTATTAAGAGTATCTACTTTTCAAAGCAGCATCCAAAAGAAAACTACCGAAAGCACAGAAATAAAAAAGCGGGGGAACCTTCTGTCGTCACAACAAAAGTCTCCTCAGTCCCACAAAACAAACACCTTTATCAATGGCTACGAACAGTAGCCATAAACAGAAAAACCTTCAAATATTGCTAATTTGGCGATCTTCGCCATCTCGAGATATCAAAAATTGGATTTTTAAGCAGAATTCAAAAGAAAGACTTAAAGGGAAAGAGGTAGAAACCTTTTGCCCTCTCTCTATAAGCTTCACGGCATAGAGTTCCTTGGTCGAAACATCTCTTACCAGCTTGGCCACCCCAAAATTACCGGACCCGATTTCCCTCAACATCTCGTACCGCTCCATTTCGAtccagaaaaggaagagaaatcgAAAGAAGCAAGCATTAATCACAGAGAGACAAGACCCACCACAccccggctctctctctctctctctcctcttttcttttggcAAGGAAAAGGACAGAGCAGAGAAAACCAGGAAAGGAGAAACCGAGAACTCTTGCTCGTAGGCTGTCGATTAAACGTATCAATCTATCCATCTGTCCGACGTCGAAGTGTTTTACCGGGATGAGCTTGGAAAGTGGGACTTAGATATGCGTTAAAAGTaccgtgctgcagtgttctgCCGAGATAATTTAGTTTAAGGTCTCCCAAGGTGTCGGTGGCTCTGGTTCAATTTGGTTTAGTAACTCAAACCCACCCTCATGTATAGTGAACTTGGTTCAGTGGGTCGAGCCATGCGCTCTCTTTGCCATTACACTTCGAAGCATCAAATTTATATGAAAGGTGATGATTGATATAGTAAAGAAGAGGTAGATGATGTCAGGCAAGGACTTAAATACCATTTAATCAATCAGCAACTATTCACCTGCAACATGAGTGTTGATGAAAAAATCATCGTGTATTGCACAAGTAAAACATAAGCAAGCAATAGATGCGTGCAATTAGCTTCATATTTTCTTGTTTATCTTTTTGATAATATCATGATCATGATATGTTATGGCCTGCAAATGTTCGGCCAGCCCTACTTTGAATATCTTGGATGGGTTGATTCCATATAATTTGTGCTGACCCATTGGAGTCGGGTCAGTCAGCCGGTCCCGTGCCGGTCTGATCTGGACCCAGCCGGGTCGAGGGGAGGGGCAAGTCAGCGCATCACTGGTGGAATGGAGGAGGGAAACTGCGGTTAAAATCGTGCGTTGCGTCCGTTACATAACGACGTTAACGGTGCTCAAGGAGAAAGGTGATACCGCCAATTTGCTCACGGCAAATATTCTCCTTCCACTGGCGGCTAGCGGCCACGAGACGCCCACGTGGATTCCTCGTGCTAAACTTAGCTTCAATCGACATTGAGATATGGTTCGTCGCAACATGGCACTGTTGCGTCATATTAACCTGCTGCTCGCGTGGCCTCACAAAACCGGAACGCTGTTAGTCTTCCAGTCACAGTCAGGCATTGCCTCTACTCCCATGAATTCTCCATCCTGATAAATgttctaaaaattatatatccGATATCAAAATacatctattaaatatttaaatatgtgCAATCCATAATTCTAAAAAATGTAtcattgcataaaaaaataatctgatttttatacaaaatcaataaTTGATAATTAAGCACCCACCGGCAACTAGGTTTTGGTACACAACACATTGAATGGGTGATTTATTCGGATCTTCCAGAGATCCAATAAAAACCTAATCTAAGCATGCGTCAAGAAAATAGCTGCTGGAATAGGTAAAGGAAATTTGTGAGATTCCAGTGTTAGTTTATCTTCGTTGTTTTCAAaagaataaatatgaatatattaaataatgacTCGTTTTTATTTGATGACTAGGGATACCATAATGGCTGTTGATTCCGTCACACCAAGCTTGTCCATTATGGTATCGGTCAACATGACGCCAAGGACACGGCAAGTTTCGGCTAAACAGTCATGACTCATGAGCGGACCCCCTCGAATACGTGGCGCAGCAGCGAGGAAGTCTTTGGGCGGCTTGGTTGACGATGCGACGCAGGTTACATGTACGGCCACGGGATTAGGTGGACCACACGTGTAATTGGCCCTACTGCTCGacagatcaaattatataaatCTAGTGGGCGCGTACTGCAAAATATCCTCTATTAATGTACACAAAAATTGCAGCACGGTCAATCCTAGGTGGCCATCGAGAATGGGATCCATGACATACTTGGGGCACAAAGATAGTAtgggcttgtttggttcgcagaaagaattttttttataaaaatataatttttgaaaagtAGATTTCTGAAAAGAGCATGtctcaaaaaatacttttgacatatttggttgaccatagaaaagtgacagattttcagagtaCTTATGTTTgtttgaccatccacttttataaaaaagttatgtgtaatttctattttattcttaataaaaattaggtttttaatgctttTTAATGCCAAAgggtttttttgaaaaaaaataaaaatgtttcgATTTCCGACTTAtgaaaaagtaactttcccatgtttctaaTGGAAAAGGCTTTTCCATAAAACGTGAAAATCATTTTCTCACGGGAATACAACTTCcaatctctttcttttgaaaactcaAATCAAACAAAAGCCATCTCTTTATTTTTTCGTTGATcatacttcttcccttcttttcccgTGAACCAAATAAGCCCTATAGGATTTGCGTAAGCTAGTGATGCATGGCTTGATAGGCACCTCCGGTTATACATGAGATGGAACATAAGGAGGAGGGTTGAAAATTTGTACCACCTTATGACGTAGAATTTACTCCAATCAAGGTCGAACTTACCTCTATCACAAGTTTTGTAATGTAAATATGGATatcgtgcttttttttttttactaaaacgGATGTATCATACATGGCATTTACGAATGcatccaaaaaagtcaaaagatAATAATTTTCAAAGTGCTCCAGGTAAGTCCTCTCCCATCCAAAGAGTCTCTCGAGAATGGTTAGCCACGTAAGAGGCTACCCAATCTGTTGTCGCGTTGGATTCACGGTACACATGTTTTGCCTGAACGACCATCTCCCCACACATCATAGCCCGAATGTTCCTGAGCAGCGGGTGGCTATCGCCCACACCACTCGCACCTTGATGGATCCAACCGATGAATGTCGTCAAGTCACTCTCCAGCTCTATAGCGCATGCAGGCAAAAAGCGTTGGGCATAACTCAATCTGGACCAAGCTGCCCTCAATACACTTTGACAATGGGCTTAGTTGTCCAGTGTCTAGCTATGGTTAGGGCAATTATACCACGAGAAGGAAGAAATTTTATACGTGCATGCCTTGCAACATATGATAAATATAGGACATGGTTGCGGCTACTAAATCCAGTGGTGTGTATGGGCATAGTAATGTGTTAGTatttgtatatgtgtgtgtttatatatgtatatatatgtcatATGTTTTATGTATATTTTGCTAATATTGTCCATATaataaataagaaatataaattaGATTGCATACGTAGTAAAATTTGGGAATAACATAAATCAATGAAGAGTGCTTCGTAACTTCAATGGGGTTATCATGAGTCTTTCTTGTTGATCCTAGAGAGACAAGCATACAAACTTCAGGTTGGAAGATGTATTTTGTGTATCCAAGCAGTTGTGGGGCtttcttaatagattgggcTGGCATGTGATCCAACAAACATACGTAGCCTCACAATATAGCCTAAAACATTTTATAGAGgtgaaaaaaatattagatatttttattttctaatgaatAATGCTTATGGCAAAACATAATGAAATGAATGAAAGACTTGTGTTTCTGTTATACATTATCATGATTAGGTGTTGCATGGTCTAACAACAAGTCTTAAATTAGTAAACACTTACCTTATCcttgagataaaaaaaaaaaatctaatttcacaTTTTGTTTCTTTCACCTCATCTACAAATCTATTATAAATGTTGTAAGAGTTTGCTCTAATGACTCTTATCTTTAAAGAGTCCAATGTTAAAGACATGCCCTTAATGGATATTGATTGTTAAATGATGAAGGGCTTCAATCCGATCACAGTGAAGAAAATAAAGGAGATATTTAATCTAAGGGCTTGGCTGCATACGGTGGTCAGCCTGTCAATGAATTGGATATAGATcgaatgttatatatatatatatatatatatatatatatatatatatatatatatatatatatatatatatatatatatatatatatatatcgatatccatatttttttaacaaatataaatacaaatacaGATTTTACATGAACGCCAAAATtagtatctatatttattttaaacggaCATGACTACAAATTAGATATTAAGTATATCTATGATCATTGTTAatga
This is a stretch of genomic DNA from Phoenix dactylifera cultivar Barhee BC4 chromosome 9, palm_55x_up_171113_PBpolish2nd_filt_p, whole genome shotgun sequence. It encodes these proteins:
- the LOC103701777 gene encoding serine/threonine-protein kinase SAPK1-like isoform X2 translates to MNHRSLRHPNIVRFKEVLLTPTHLAILMEYAAGGELFVRICNAGRFSEDEARFFFQQLISGVSYCHSMQICHRDLKLENTLLDGSPAPRLKICDFGYSKSSVLHSQPKSTVGTPAYIAPEVLTRKEYDGKIADVWSCGVTLYVMLVGAYPFEDPDDPRNFRKTIGRILGVQYSIPDYVRVSKECRHLLSRIFVANPEQRITIPEIKNHPWFLKSLPIELTDEYQNRLQSSDVNAPSQSIEEITAIIQEARKPAEGPKLGGGHFVGGSSVDLDDMDADVDLDDIETSGDFVCAL
- the LOC103701777 gene encoding serine/threonine-protein kinase SAPK2-like isoform X1 gives rise to the protein MERYEMLREIGSGNFGVAKLVRDVSTKELYAVKLIERGQKIDEHVQREIMNHRSLRHPNIVRFKEVLLTPTHLAILMEYAAGGELFVRICNAGRFSEDEARFFFQQLISGVSYCHSMQICHRDLKLENTLLDGSPAPRLKICDFGYSKSSVLHSQPKSTVGTPAYIAPEVLTRKEYDGKIADVWSCGVTLYVMLVGAYPFEDPDDPRNFRKTIGRILGVQYSIPDYVRVSKECRHLLSRIFVANPEQRITIPEIKNHPWFLKSLPIELTDEYQNRLQSSDVNAPSQSIEEITAIIQEARKPAEGPKLGGGHFVGGSSVDLDDMDADVDLDDIETSGDFVCAL